A genomic stretch from Sphingomonas sp. HDW15A includes:
- a CDS encoding acyl-CoA dehydrogenase — translation MTFRCPVEDQRFILTHVAQLESLGVEPDISDAVIEGAAALAEGEVAPLNRSGDIQGSRWDNGRVVTPNGFKEAYEAFVEGGWMSLPGPKEWGGQGLPSVLSAAIMDSLNGANLAFTLCPMLSVGAVEALTAHGSRDLQERYLPKIISGEWPATMNLTEPQAGSDVGALSTRAEANGDGSWRISGTKIYITYGEHDLAENIIHLVLARTTGAPGGTKGISLFLVPKVLPDGAPNDLRCVSIEHKAGIHASPTCVMSYGDNGGATGWLVGEEMAGMRAMFTMMNNARLNVALQGVGIAEAATQRAVAYALERKQGRRGVDVAVIAEHPDVRRMLLRMRALTTAARSLTYYAFAQADHGRKGDREAALRADVLTPLAKAWATDIGCEVASLGIQVHGGMGYIEETGAAQLWRDARIAPIYEGTNGIQAADLVTRKLDLDGGAAFDQLVTEIRDTASHPILLALADAIEVAAATYRQASSDDRLAGSVPFLTMCAVLVAGWLLERQAAVVGASDFMTAKRAAADYFLSVVVAEALGLGAAAEIGAEALYAVPAAALA, via the coding sequence ATGACCTTTCGCTGCCCGGTCGAAGACCAGCGCTTCATTCTCACGCACGTTGCACAGCTCGAAAGCCTCGGCGTCGAGCCCGACATCTCCGACGCTGTAATCGAAGGCGCGGCGGCCCTTGCGGAAGGAGAAGTGGCGCCGTTGAACCGCAGCGGTGACATTCAGGGATCGCGTTGGGACAATGGGCGGGTCGTCACTCCAAACGGTTTCAAGGAAGCCTATGAGGCGTTCGTCGAGGGTGGGTGGATGTCGCTGCCGGGACCGAAAGAATGGGGCGGGCAGGGACTGCCCTCGGTGCTCTCCGCGGCGATCATGGATAGCCTCAATGGCGCAAATCTCGCTTTTACGCTTTGCCCGATGCTCAGCGTCGGCGCGGTCGAGGCTCTGACCGCTCATGGCTCGCGCGACTTGCAGGAGCGTTATCTGCCGAAGATCATAAGTGGGGAATGGCCGGCCACCATGAACCTGACAGAGCCGCAGGCGGGAAGCGATGTCGGAGCGCTCAGCACCCGCGCCGAAGCCAATGGTGACGGCAGCTGGCGGATCAGCGGCACCAAGATTTACATCACGTACGGCGAGCATGACCTGGCCGAGAACATCATTCACCTCGTCCTTGCCAGGACAACGGGGGCTCCCGGTGGCACAAAGGGGATCTCGCTTTTCCTTGTTCCGAAAGTCCTGCCGGACGGTGCGCCAAACGACCTTCGTTGCGTATCGATCGAGCACAAGGCCGGAATCCACGCGTCGCCCACTTGCGTCATGAGCTATGGCGATAATGGCGGAGCGACAGGTTGGCTCGTGGGCGAGGAAATGGCCGGCATGCGCGCCATGTTTACGATGATGAACAATGCCCGGCTCAACGTCGCCTTGCAGGGTGTGGGCATCGCCGAAGCGGCGACACAGCGCGCCGTCGCTTATGCCTTGGAGCGAAAGCAGGGGCGCCGCGGCGTCGATGTTGCCGTCATCGCAGAGCATCCTGACGTTCGCCGGATGCTGCTTCGAATGCGGGCGCTGACGACGGCGGCGCGGTCGCTGACCTATTATGCGTTCGCCCAGGCCGATCACGGCCGAAAGGGGGATCGCGAGGCCGCGTTACGTGCCGACGTTCTGACGCCGCTCGCCAAAGCCTGGGCGACCGACATTGGCTGCGAAGTCGCAAGCCTTGGAATACAGGTTCACGGCGGCATGGGTTACATTGAGGAAACGGGCGCCGCGCAATTGTGGCGCGATGCGCGGATCGCCCCGATCTACGAGGGCACTAACGGAATCCAGGCGGCCGACCTTGTCACCCGCAAGCTCGATCTCGACGGTGGCGCCGCATTCGACCAACTGGTTACCGAGATCCGCGATACGGCTTCCCACCCGATCCTGCTCGCGCTCGCAGATGCGATCGAAGTCGCCGCTGCTACCTACCGCCAGGCTTCGTCCGACGATCGGCTTGCCGGGAGCGTACCGTTTCTCACAATGTGCGCGGTATTGGTCGCGGGCTGGCTATTGGAACGGCAGGCCGCGGTGGTCGGCGCCAGCGACTTCATGACGGCAAAGCGGGCGGCCGCTGATTACTTTCTGTCTGTGGTTGTGGCCGAAGCGCTCGGCCTGGGTGCAGCGGCAGAGATCGGGGCGGAGGCGCTTTACGCCGTTCCCGCTGCCGCTCTGGCTTAA
- a CDS encoding NnrU family protein, which produces MTPLGQLELAAASFVGTHFLLSHPLRRPIAKAVGERGFLLLYSLVAFATLGWMVWSARAIGLEAPRWEVGPALIILGSLLTWLGAILFVGSFVKNPALPHPGARLETSFGNPHGVFRVTRHPMMWGFGLWALTHAMVNPTPSGLVIAEAIFVLAIIGAALQDFKKRRLIGSAWRQWEGKTSFFPFGRGLAWPGTMPFVGGTLLFLLGTWAHGALGHMPAGPWALLS; this is translated from the coding sequence GTGACCCCGCTCGGCCAGCTCGAGCTGGCTGCGGCGTCGTTCGTCGGCACGCATTTCCTTCTGTCGCATCCGCTTCGCCGGCCGATCGCCAAGGCAGTCGGAGAGCGCGGCTTCCTGCTGCTCTACAGTCTCGTCGCCTTTGCGACACTAGGTTGGATGGTCTGGTCGGCACGGGCGATCGGGCTGGAGGCGCCGCGCTGGGAGGTCGGACCTGCGCTGATCATTCTTGGCAGCTTGCTGACTTGGCTAGGCGCGATACTGTTCGTTGGCTCGTTCGTGAAAAACCCGGCGTTGCCGCACCCCGGCGCCAGGCTCGAGACGAGCTTCGGCAATCCGCATGGCGTATTCCGAGTGACCCGCCATCCAATGATGTGGGGTTTCGGCCTGTGGGCGCTCACCCATGCAATGGTCAATCCGACGCCGTCTGGACTGGTTATTGCCGAAGCGATCTTCGTGCTCGCCATAATCGGCGCCGCTCTTCAGGACTTTAAGAAGAGACGCCTGATCGGCAGCGCATGGCGCCAGTGGGAGGGCAAGACCAGCTTCTTCCCCTTCGGCCGCGGCCTTGCCTGGCCGGGGACTATGCCGTTCGTTGGCGGCACCTTGCTATTCCTTCTGGGCACCTGGGCGCATGGCGCTTTGGGTCACATGCCCGCCGGTCCCTGGGCGCTACTAAGCTGA
- a CDS encoding L-threonylcarbamoyladenylate synthase: protein MAPPETQILNFSDEAIEKAAELIRAGQPVAMPTETVYGLAADATNAEAVARIYAAKGRPSFNPLIVHVLDLDTAEHLGEFDDQARALANEHWPGPLTLVVPAREDNGIASLVTAGLETIAIRVPAHPAMRALLKAAGRPLAAPSANASGRISPTRAAHVADSLGGRIPLVIDGGPCEQGIESTIVAATGGPLRLLRRGPIDIDAVEAVGAIEAPGMMASHYAPAKPIRLDAKVAEPGEILLGYGPVAGELYLGDNLVTAAARLFDFMHEADSAPEPRIAVAPIPDEGIGAAINDRLRRAAAPR, encoded by the coding sequence ATGGCGCCGCCAGAGACACAAATACTGAACTTCAGCGACGAGGCGATCGAGAAGGCCGCGGAACTCATTCGCGCCGGGCAGCCGGTCGCGATGCCGACAGAGACGGTTTACGGGCTCGCCGCCGATGCGACGAACGCCGAGGCCGTGGCGCGCATCTATGCTGCCAAGGGGCGGCCAAGCTTCAATCCGCTGATAGTCCATGTCCTCGATCTCGACACGGCGGAGCATCTTGGCGAGTTCGATGACCAGGCGCGGGCGCTCGCGAATGAGCATTGGCCCGGACCTCTAACGCTGGTGGTGCCTGCACGCGAAGATAACGGCATCGCCTCGCTGGTGACGGCGGGGCTCGAGACCATCGCGATCCGGGTGCCGGCTCACCCGGCGATGCGCGCGTTGCTGAAAGCGGCAGGACGACCGCTTGCGGCGCCGTCGGCAAATGCCAGCGGCCGGATCAGCCCGACGCGAGCGGCGCATGTCGCGGACTCGCTAGGCGGCCGGATACCGCTCGTCATCGACGGCGGTCCATGTGAGCAAGGTATCGAATCGACTATCGTCGCGGCGACGGGTGGGCCGCTCCGGCTGCTACGGCGGGGACCGATCGACATCGACGCGGTGGAAGCAGTCGGCGCGATCGAAGCGCCGGGAATGATGGCCAGCCATTATGCGCCCGCAAAACCTATAAGATTGGACGCGAAAGTAGCCGAACCGGGCGAAATCCTGCTCGGTTATGGCCCTGTCGCTGGCGAGCTTTACCTTGGCGACAATCTCGTGACTGCCGCCGCGCGACTATTCGATTTCATGCACGAGGCTGACTCTGCCCCCGAGCCGCGTATTGCGGTCGCGCCGATCCCTGACGAGGGGATCGGAGCGGCCATCAATGACCGGCTTAGGAGGGCTGCGGCTCCTCGCTGA
- a CDS encoding amidohydrolase family protein → MKRLSFLAALLAASAAPLAAQTVAITGGTVALGDGSEPIPGGTVVIRDGKIAGAGLNIAIPRGAEIIDARGKWVTPGIVAGFSRLGISEVDLSADGSTDDRAQNSPFSAALDIAPAINPMQTTIAVNRADGVTRAVVAPNIGRNIFGGQGALMDLGADRDPVTRARLFQFVEFGERGAGAAGGSRPATYAMFRNALREARELSRFAVSRGGRAETQEDPVVRDPNESRLIGPNVNRSEDIMLTRFDAAALVPVLQGRQYLMIHVEAANDILNVIKLKREFPTIRPIMVGVTEGWTVAGEIAASGIPVIASAVNDLPASFEMLAATQSNVGRMRDAGVNVAIGMIDDNDTRYLFNQRQYAANLVALGKVPGAAGVSWGEALALITSRPAQVIGMGGKIGSLNTGAAGDVVIWSGDPLELASATEAVWIDGVRQPLESRQTKLRDRYQRLDRSALPEAYRR, encoded by the coding sequence GTGAAGCGCCTGTCGTTCCTCGCCGCTCTTCTCGCGGCAAGTGCAGCGCCGCTCGCCGCGCAAACGGTTGCGATCACCGGCGGAACAGTGGCGCTCGGTGACGGCAGCGAGCCCATTCCTGGCGGCACGGTGGTCATCCGTGACGGCAAGATCGCCGGTGCAGGTCTCAACATCGCAATCCCGCGCGGAGCCGAGATCATCGATGCCCGCGGCAAGTGGGTCACCCCGGGCATCGTGGCCGGGTTCTCGCGGCTTGGCATCAGCGAGGTGGACCTAAGCGCTGACGGTTCGACCGACGACCGGGCGCAGAACAGTCCGTTCAGCGCCGCGCTCGACATCGCTCCGGCAATCAACCCGATGCAGACCACGATTGCGGTCAATCGGGCCGACGGCGTCACAAGGGCTGTCGTGGCGCCGAACATCGGCCGCAACATTTTCGGCGGGCAGGGTGCGCTGATGGATCTAGGCGCAGACCGCGACCCGGTCACCCGCGCGCGCCTGTTCCAGTTCGTCGAGTTCGGCGAGCGTGGCGCCGGTGCCGCCGGCGGATCGCGTCCAGCGACTTACGCCATGTTCCGCAATGCTCTTCGCGAAGCTCGCGAACTGTCGCGCTTCGCTGTGAGCAGAGGTGGGCGTGCGGAAACCCAGGAAGACCCGGTTGTCCGCGACCCCAACGAATCGCGTCTCATTGGCCCCAACGTCAATCGTAGCGAAGACATCATGCTGACGCGGTTCGACGCCGCGGCGCTCGTTCCGGTACTCCAGGGCCGTCAGTATCTGATGATCCATGTCGAGGCCGCCAACGACATCCTCAATGTCATCAAGTTGAAGCGCGAGTTCCCGACAATTCGGCCGATCATGGTCGGCGTGACCGAAGGATGGACGGTCGCAGGTGAGATCGCCGCTTCCGGGATCCCTGTTATCGCTTCGGCCGTCAACGACCTTCCCGCAAGCTTCGAGATGCTCGCAGCAACCCAGTCGAACGTCGGCCGGATGCGCGATGCCGGCGTCAACGTCGCCATCGGCATGATCGACGACAACGACACGCGCTACTTGTTCAACCAGCGCCAATACGCCGCCAATCTGGTGGCGTTGGGGAAGGTGCCGGGGGCGGCAGGCGTCAGCTGGGGCGAGGCGCTGGCCCTGATCACCTCACGTCCCGCGCAGGTCATTGGCATGGGGGGCAAAATAGGATCGCTGAACACCGGCGCAGCCGGCGATGTCGTAATCTGGTCGGGCGATCCGCTGGAGCTTGCGAGCGCCACGGAGGCCGTATGGATTGACGGCGTCCGCCAGCCGCTGGAGAGCCGGCAGACCAAGCTTCGCGACCGTTATCAACGGCTTGATCGAAGCGCGCTTCCCGAGGCGTACCGCCGGTGA
- the msrA gene encoding peptide-methionine (S)-S-oxide reductase MsrA has product MMDEVAVFAGGCFWCTEAVFLQLQGVKSVESGYTGGQTVNPTYKQVCGGDTGHAEAIRITFDPAEIAFSDLLDVFFATHDPTQLNRQGNDIGTQYRSAIFPQDEEQEAEAHAAIKRAQADHLQPIVTTIEPKSDWYPAEDYHQDYWAGEGQSNAYCLAVIPPKLAKLKSKFGARLSEEPQPS; this is encoded by the coding sequence ATGATGGACGAGGTCGCAGTTTTTGCAGGCGGTTGCTTCTGGTGCACGGAAGCCGTGTTTCTCCAGCTTCAAGGCGTAAAATCGGTCGAAAGCGGTTACACCGGCGGCCAGACCGTCAATCCAACCTACAAGCAGGTGTGCGGTGGCGATACTGGCCATGCGGAGGCGATCCGGATCACCTTCGACCCGGCGGAGATCGCCTTTTCCGACCTGCTCGACGTATTCTTCGCGACCCATGATCCGACGCAGCTCAACCGCCAGGGAAACGACATCGGAACGCAGTACCGGTCCGCCATATTCCCGCAGGACGAAGAACAGGAAGCGGAGGCTCATGCGGCGATCAAGCGCGCCCAGGCTGATCATCTCCAGCCGATCGTGACGACGATTGAGCCGAAATCCGACTGGTACCCGGCCGAGGATTACCACCAGGATTATTGGGCCGGCGAGGGGCAGTCCAACGCTTATTGTCTGGCGGTCATTCCGCCCAAGCTCGCTAAGCTCAAGTCGAAATTCGGTGCGCGGCTCAGCGAGGAGCCGCAGCCCTCCTAA
- a CDS encoding response regulator, with amino-acid sequence MTRPRLLLIDDEPQLAAFVANAAHLSGFEPVETSLDSAFRDEFLANRPAMVVLDLGMPGMDGVELLRFLSEHEFDGPVLIISGFDSRVLESAFRLGKELGLKMTGPIEKPARLEDLEALLKNNLPTSQP; translated from the coding sequence ATGACGCGACCGCGTCTGTTGCTGATCGACGACGAGCCTCAGCTCGCCGCCTTCGTCGCTAATGCTGCCCATCTGAGTGGATTTGAGCCCGTCGAAACCAGCCTCGACAGCGCATTTCGCGACGAGTTCCTGGCCAACCGACCCGCGATGGTCGTTCTCGACCTCGGAATGCCTGGCATGGATGGCGTCGAATTGCTTCGCTTCCTCTCCGAGCACGAGTTCGACGGGCCTGTGCTGATCATCAGTGGCTTCGATAGCCGCGTCCTCGAAAGCGCCTTCCGGCTCGGCAAAGAGCTCGGCCTCAAGATGACTGGCCCGATCGAAAAGCCCGCGCGGCTCGAAGATCTTGAGGCATTGCTCAAAAACAACCTTCCAACATCCCAGCCGTGA
- a CDS encoding GntR family transcriptional regulator, whose product MTLRNAHEKPVYVRLREVISDAIVTGRFKDGDPLPSVRALAAEEGANPLTVAKAYQGFQDEGLIVVKRGIGMFVANGAAARLKNSEREQFVSREWPAIRERMSRLGIDPAELLSRESA is encoded by the coding sequence ATGACGCTGAGAAACGCCCACGAGAAGCCCGTTTACGTCCGCCTCCGCGAAGTCATCAGTGACGCGATCGTCACCGGCCGCTTCAAGGACGGCGACCCGTTGCCGTCGGTCCGAGCACTGGCGGCCGAAGAGGGCGCCAACCCGCTGACAGTCGCGAAAGCCTACCAGGGGTTCCAGGACGAAGGCCTGATCGTCGTAAAGCGTGGGATCGGCATGTTCGTGGCAAATGGCGCGGCCGCCCGACTCAAAAACAGTGAGCGCGAGCAGTTCGTTAGCAGGGAATGGCCGGCCATTCGCGAGCGCATGAGCCGCTTGGGTATCGACCCGGCAGAGCTGCTGTCCCGCGAATCCGCCTGA
- a CDS encoding nitroreductase, which translates to MTLNDRSSPLSLLATRRSGRPRDLAGPGPTDDELRQILAIASRTPDHGQLVPYRFVIVGADQRDALAKLYSRALSIAEPNAPEAKVAKAIANARAAPALAVLISKPVPDHKIPIFEQEQTCGAAGMNFLHAATALGYAAGWITGWPATNPTVSSAFCGEGERIAGFLYVGTPVTPLDDRVRPSLDAVASNWVPPAE; encoded by the coding sequence ATGACCCTGAACGATCGATCAAGCCCTTTGAGCCTTCTCGCCACTCGCCGATCCGGGCGGCCGCGCGATCTCGCCGGACCAGGCCCGACCGACGACGAGTTGCGGCAGATCCTGGCCATTGCATCCCGAACGCCGGATCACGGGCAACTCGTGCCCTATCGGTTTGTCATCGTCGGAGCAGACCAACGCGATGCCCTCGCCAAACTGTATAGCCGGGCTCTTTCCATCGCCGAGCCGAATGCCCCGGAAGCAAAAGTCGCCAAGGCCATTGCCAATGCGCGGGCGGCCCCTGCGCTTGCCGTCCTGATCAGCAAGCCGGTCCCCGACCACAAGATCCCCATTTTCGAGCAGGAACAGACGTGCGGCGCTGCCGGAATGAACTTCCTCCACGCCGCTACTGCGCTTGGCTATGCCGCAGGATGGATTACCGGCTGGCCCGCGACCAACCCGACCGTCAGCAGCGCATTTTGCGGCGAAGGAGAGCGGATCGCCGGCTTCCTCTATGTCGGCACACCGGTCACTCCGCTGGATGATCGGGTCCGCCCTTCGCTCGACGCCGTGGCCTCGAACTGGGTACCGCCCGCCGAGTGA
- a CDS encoding peptide MFS transporter yields MKPVGTWQEADWIAAIASVVLLIFLAIGGRVAAQKEPEFAGHPKGLYMLFFAEMWERFSYYGMRALLIFYLTKHWLFSDGDSNVIYGAYTALVYITPMLGGYLADRYLGQRKAVLFGAILLTLGHFTMAAEGTGGQNDATINIFWAALALIIVGSGFLKANISVMVGQLYNLTDPRRDGAYTIFYMGINLGAAVGTIIAGYLGETLGWAYGFGAAGIGMLLGLVVFVLGKGLLNGAGERPAQIPGARPVNEYVLYGIGLVAVGVCWFLIQYTDVIQTLLIISGIGLLGYVLWQATKLEKEPRERIYAILFLISLNPIFWALFEQAGGSMNLFTDRFVDRQGVPASIFQAINPIYIILLAPLFAGLWIKLGRIGKEPSAPAKFGIALLQMGLANLALVWGAQAFGIAVMTPVMFVFLYYLLATTAELCLSPVGLSAMNRLAPKFMASLIMGAWFYMSAVGNFLAGKIGEATGGHDGEMTKQGLLDIYSLFGWITIGIGVAVLALSPIVRKWMHLDSLQDDIDARIRDVDATGEPEATGPLPGKA; encoded by the coding sequence TTGAAGCCGGTTGGAACTTGGCAGGAAGCGGACTGGATTGCCGCTATCGCCTCGGTCGTGTTGCTGATCTTCCTTGCCATTGGAGGTAGGGTCGCTGCGCAGAAGGAACCGGAATTCGCGGGCCACCCCAAAGGCCTTTACATGTTGTTCTTCGCCGAGATGTGGGAGCGTTTCTCCTACTACGGCATGCGCGCGCTGCTGATTTTCTACCTGACCAAGCACTGGCTCTTCAGCGACGGCGACTCCAACGTCATCTACGGCGCCTACACGGCGCTCGTTTACATCACGCCGATGCTCGGTGGTTATCTCGCCGACCGCTATCTCGGACAGCGCAAGGCGGTGCTGTTCGGCGCAATCCTGCTGACGCTCGGTCACTTCACCATGGCGGCCGAAGGAACTGGCGGCCAGAATGATGCCACCATCAACATCTTCTGGGCCGCCCTGGCCTTGATCATCGTCGGCTCGGGTTTTCTCAAGGCCAACATCTCGGTGATGGTCGGACAGCTCTACAACCTCACCGATCCACGTCGCGATGGCGCCTACACCATCTTCTACATGGGAATTAATCTCGGCGCCGCGGTCGGCACGATCATCGCCGGCTATCTCGGCGAAACGCTTGGCTGGGCCTATGGCTTCGGCGCGGCCGGCATCGGCATGCTCCTCGGCCTCGTCGTCTTCGTCCTCGGTAAGGGTCTTCTCAACGGCGCTGGCGAGCGGCCTGCTCAAATCCCTGGTGCCCGTCCGGTCAACGAATATGTTCTTTACGGCATCGGCCTCGTCGCCGTCGGCGTCTGCTGGTTCCTTATCCAGTATACGGACGTCATCCAGACGCTCCTGATTATCTCGGGCATCGGCCTGCTGGGCTATGTCCTCTGGCAGGCGACCAAGCTCGAAAAAGAACCACGCGAACGTATCTACGCGATCCTGTTTCTGATCAGCCTCAATCCGATTTTCTGGGCGCTGTTCGAGCAGGCGGGCGGTTCGATGAACCTCTTCACGGATCGCTTCGTCGACCGTCAGGGCGTTCCGGCGTCGATCTTCCAGGCGATCAACCCGATCTACATCATCCTGCTGGCGCCACTGTTCGCCGGCCTGTGGATCAAGCTCGGCCGGATCGGGAAGGAGCCGTCAGCGCCCGCCAAGTTCGGCATCGCATTGCTCCAGATGGGCCTTGCCAATCTCGCGCTTGTGTGGGGCGCGCAGGCGTTCGGGATCGCGGTCATGACCCCTGTGATGTTCGTGTTCCTTTATTACCTGCTCGCAACCACAGCCGAGCTTTGCCTGTCGCCGGTTGGCCTCAGCGCGATGAACCGGCTTGCCCCGAAATTCATGGCATCCCTGATCATGGGCGCCTGGTTCTACATGTCGGCGGTTGGCAACTTCCTTGCCGGCAAGATCGGTGAAGCAACCGGTGGCCACGACGGCGAAATGACCAAGCAGGGACTGCTGGACATCTACAGCCTGTTCGGCTGGATCACGATCGGCATCGGCGTTGCGGTCCTCGCATTGTCGCCGATCGTCCGCAAGTGGATGCACCTCGACTCTCTCCAGGACGACATCGACGCCCGTATCCGCGACGTCGACGCGACTGGCGAGCCGGAAGCGACCGGCCCGCTGCCGGGTAAAGCCTGA
- a CDS encoding amidohydrolase yields the protein MGGCATTKKEGPPPIRINQDPYPSTYHRYSGAVTAIRGATVFDGEGAQFENGTVVLADGVVQAVGDASTPIPEGAVIVDAAGKWVTPGIIDVHSHLGDYPSPGTDGNDDGNEATAPARPDVWAEHSVWPQDPGFARALANGGVTSLQILPGSANLFGGRSVVLKNVPARTMQGMKFPGAPYGLKMACGENPKRVYGNKGGPATRMGNIATTRATWLKAQEYKRKWDRYEKNGGEMPSRDLAMDTLRGVLNGEILVHNHCYRADEMAIMIDLSHEMGYKITSFQHAVEAYKIADLLAANGTCAAMWADWWGFKMESYDGIKENIPFVDRAGGCAIVHSDDPNGIQRLNQEAAKALADGRRAGHNVTDAYAWRWLSYNPAKSLGIADKTGSLKTGKMADVVLWNGNPFSTYTRPERVWIDGALMYDANNPRLRPVSDFELGQPGEGDVK from the coding sequence CTGGGCGGATGCGCGACGACAAAGAAGGAAGGGCCGCCGCCGATACGGATCAACCAGGATCCTTATCCGTCGACCTATCATCGCTATTCAGGCGCAGTCACGGCGATCCGCGGGGCGACGGTTTTCGATGGCGAAGGCGCTCAGTTCGAGAACGGCACGGTCGTGCTTGCGGACGGGGTCGTCCAGGCCGTCGGCGACGCTTCGACGCCAATCCCCGAAGGCGCGGTGATCGTCGATGCGGCCGGCAAATGGGTCACTCCGGGTATCATCGACGTCCACAGCCACCTCGGCGACTATCCCTCGCCGGGCACGGACGGAAACGATGACGGGAACGAGGCAACGGCTCCGGCCCGCCCGGACGTCTGGGCGGAACATAGCGTCTGGCCGCAGGATCCCGGTTTCGCGCGCGCGCTCGCCAATGGCGGCGTGACCAGTCTCCAGATCCTGCCAGGGTCGGCCAACCTGTTCGGCGGCCGCTCGGTCGTGCTCAAGAATGTCCCAGCCCGGACGATGCAGGGCATGAAGTTCCCGGGCGCCCCATATGGCCTCAAGATGGCCTGCGGCGAGAACCCCAAGCGCGTTTATGGCAATAAGGGCGGACCCGCCACGCGTATGGGCAACATCGCAACTACGCGCGCGACGTGGCTGAAAGCGCAGGAATATAAGCGCAAGTGGGACAGGTATGAGAAGAACGGCGGCGAGATGCCGTCGCGCGATCTCGCTATGGACACGCTTCGCGGCGTGCTGAACGGCGAAATCCTCGTTCACAATCACTGCTACCGCGCCGACGAGATGGCGATCATGATCGATCTCAGTCACGAGATGGGCTACAAGATCACCAGCTTCCAGCACGCTGTCGAAGCCTACAAAATCGCCGACCTGCTGGCCGCCAACGGCACCTGCGCCGCGATGTGGGCCGACTGGTGGGGCTTCAAGATGGAAAGCTACGACGGCATCAAGGAGAACATTCCGTTCGTCGACCGCGCCGGTGGCTGCGCGATTGTCCATTCGGACGATCCCAACGGCATCCAGCGTCTGAACCAGGAAGCGGCCAAGGCGCTCGCCGACGGGCGAAGGGCCGGGCACAATGTCACCGATGCTTACGCCTGGCGCTGGCTCAGCTACAATCCGGCAAAATCTCTCGGGATCGCCGATAAGACGGGAAGTCTGAAGACCGGCAAGATGGCGGACGTCGTGCTGTGGAACGGCAATCCGTTCAGCACCTACACCAGGCCGGAACGCGTATGGATCGACGGCGCTCTCATGTACGACGCCAACAATCCGCGATTGCGGCCGGTGAGCGATTTCGAGCTCGGGCAGCCGGGCGAAGGAGACGTCAAGTGA
- a CDS encoding PilZ domain-containing protein — MFGSLIRRKPAPSFGDDLSAFDSTTFSLSTAVPRPAERRSDERVPAALSIIKLTTAAGEQLARLRNMSAGGLMAEVGHPLEVGTTVEVDIHSQKVPSTVVWTREGTVGIKFDQTVDLGELLAGRKPRHGFRPRPPRLEVNCKASLRVGKTYYTCEVHDISLNGLKVEPIEEYCLGKKVVVVVESLRPVQGEVRWFSERKAGIVFDQPLKFEELAEWVGKRLELASLKAAYRNK; from the coding sequence ATGTTTGGTTCACTGATCCGACGCAAGCCGGCGCCTTCATTCGGCGACGATCTTTCGGCGTTCGACTCAACGACCTTTTCACTGAGCACTGCGGTTCCTCGTCCGGCCGAACGCCGAAGCGACGAGCGCGTTCCCGCGGCGCTAAGCATCATAAAGCTCACCACAGCGGCAGGAGAGCAGCTTGCACGCTTGCGCAACATGTCCGCTGGCGGACTCATGGCGGAAGTCGGTCACCCGCTCGAAGTCGGAACAACAGTCGAAGTCGACATCCATTCCCAGAAGGTGCCGTCGACCGTTGTCTGGACGCGCGAGGGCACGGTCGGGATAAAGTTCGACCAGACCGTCGATCTCGGCGAGCTTCTCGCCGGCCGCAAGCCGCGGCACGGGTTTCGTCCGCGTCCGCCGCGCCTAGAGGTCAATTGCAAGGCCAGCCTTCGCGTCGGGAAAACCTATTACACCTGCGAGGTGCACGACATTTCGCTCAATGGTCTTAAAGTTGAGCCGATCGAGGAATATTGCCTCGGCAAGAAAGTCGTTGTCGTCGTTGAGAGCCTCCGCCCAGTGCAGGGCGAGGTCCGATGGTTCTCGGAGCGCAAGGCGGGAATTGTCTTCGATCAGCCGCTAAAGTTCGAGGAACTGGCCGAGTGGGTCGGCAAACGCCTCGAGCTTGCCAGTCTCAAAGCCGCCTACCGCAACAAGTAA